The following DNA comes from Cryptococcus deuterogattii R265 chromosome 2, complete sequence.
GGAGGCGGAGACTGGCCCGGCGAGAGCGGGAAGTTTATTGGCTGGTTTGGGTTTCTCGGAGGAagatcagaagaaggtgacTTCGAGTTTCTCTGGTGGTTGGAGAATGCGTTTGGCGTTGGCTCGTGCGTTGTTCGTCAAACCGGATGTAAgcgtcttcttttttttcttctatCCGAAGCTGACGACATGTAAGCTTTTGATGCTGGACGAACCTTCCAACATGTTAGACTTGAACGCCATCGCATGGCTAGAAGAATATCTCCAAACATGGCCGTCCAccctcctcgtcgtctCGCACGACCGAGCTTTCCTCGATGCTGTCGCTACCGATATCATACATCAACACAATCAGCGCCTCGACTACTACAAGGGCAACTTTTCTCAGTTCTACGCTACTAAGACTGAGCGAGCCAAGAACCAGAGAAAGGAGTATGAGACGCAGTTGCAGTACAGGCAGCATTTGCAGGCTTACATTGATCGATGGAGGTACAATGCCGCGCGAGCTGCACAGGCCCAATCAAAGATCAAGATCCTCGAGAAACTTCCTGAACTCGAGCCACCCGAGGACGACGATTCAGAAAACTTCAAGTTTCCCGATCCTGAAAAGatctctccacctcttctacAGCTCGACGAAGCTACTTTCGGTTATACATCTGACAAGATCATTCTGCGCAACGTCAACATTGACGTTCAGCTCGACAGCCGAATCGCTGTTATCGGTCCTAACGGTGCCGGTAAATCTACCATGATCAAGCTTCTCACTGGCGCAATCCAACCCATCACCGGTCGGGCGACGCACAACTCTCGATGCCGTATCGCGTATTTCACACAGCATTTCGTCAATCAGTTGGATATGACTGTTTCGCCCGTCGCTTTCCTCCAGGCCAAGTTCCCTGGTAAGACGGAGCAAGAGTACAGGTCGCATTTGGGCTCCTTTGGGATTACGGGTCTGACGGGTATGCAAAAGATTGACACGCTTTCAGGTGGTCAAAAGGCAAGAGTGGCATTTGCGGTGCTGTCGATGCAGAAGCCTCATATCTTGTTGCTTGATGAGGTGAGTCTTTTTACTGTtccttttttatttttcttttctcctacTATCAGCGCTAACAAACCCGGATTAGCCTTCTAACCACTTGGATATTGAAGGTATCGATGCTCTTATCGAGGCTATCAAGAACTTTAAGGGTGGTGTCATCAGTATCTCGCACGACGAGCGATTCATCACCAACACTTCCAACCAGGTATGTCTAGCGTCTCCAGTCTCGCACCCTATTTATGATCTTGCAACTCCATTTCCAACTTTGtaccaaaaaaaagggaaagaaaaagatgctGATATGGAATTCTAGCTTTGGGTCTGCGCAGATGGCAAGGTTACCAAGTTTATGGGCGATGTGGAGGAGTACAAGAAGATTGTGACACAAGAGTTGCAAGCCAAGTTGAGGCCTTGATCCTCTGGGTTTTTACAACTAAATTGTTAGTAGAGCTGTGTGTGTAGATATAAAATGTATATCCATCCGATGGTCCATGGTTTCTGATTtggattttatttttatttttttg
Coding sequences within:
- a CDS encoding ATP-binding cassette subfamily F member 3, with translation MARISSDIRRTFPRTDEVVVSYIAGLVDDEDEEVEDIMDMTKGMLGGGPSSEDNGKAIDDFMNRLLEYLESQSTKRVRKSTTATKLDKTIHMRSQAMSATIAMSGKVDLESNTKGQASRVDLNKLAKAEAKLKAKIEKRAKKDNLYQGSKLIDMQRKQQSYEEMFMQVNPLDLSGAAKGKSKDIHLLNIDVSFGSNRILSGATLSMAHGRRYGLIGRNGIGKSTLLRHLALREVPIPTHISVLYVEQEIVGDETTALESVLQADVWRHKYVTEERELNLKLEELEKASAKEGLLGEEKTQIDRDREDVSSRLGEVQKTLIDMEAETGPARAGSLLAGLGFSEEDQKKVTSSFSGGWRMRLALARALFVKPDLLMLDEPSNMLDLNAIAWLEEYLQTWPSTLLVVSHDRAFLDAVATDIIHQHNQRLDYYKGNFSQFYATKTERAKNQRKEYETQLQYRQHLQAYIDRWRYNAARAAQAQSKIKILEKLPELEPPEDDDSENFKFPDPEKISPPLLQLDEATFGYTSDKIILRNVNIDVQLDSRIAVIGPNGAGKSTMIKLLTGAIQPITGRATHNSRCRIAYFTQHFVNQLDMTVSPVAFLQAKFPGKTEQEYRSHLGSFGITGLTGMQKIDTLSGGQKARVAFAVLSMQKPHILLLDEPSNHLDIEGIDALIEAIKNFKGGVISISHDERFITNTSNQLWVCADGKVTKFMGDVEEYKKIVTQELQAKLRP